A region of the Chaetodon trifascialis isolate fChaTrf1 chromosome 7, fChaTrf1.hap1, whole genome shotgun sequence genome:
CTATTAAACGCTTGAAAGTGTGCAAATTTGTACATAGGGCTTTGTATGTAATGTGGGGAAtccaattattatttttactgttgAGTCATCGCTCAGTTGATTAATGTATTAATTtctagtttaaaaaaaaatgaaagtcaaaTTACCAGAGGACATGCGTAATGTGTTTGACAAAGtccaaacaacacaacaatatCCAAAGCGATGAGGCATGCAAAAATGTTAGAACATAAGCCAAAAGGCCACGGCTGAATTTTCCATTGATAAACTAAACAGATGATGACTTGTCATTGTCAGCATGCCTCAGCTCTCATTTCTACAGTGCTGATGGAAATTTAATATAAATGGCTTTAGCCAAACTGAGCAGAGGTAGTTAAAAATGCTGGGTTTTATACAAGTTAATACAAACAACAAGTGTTGAATTTTGACTCAACTGTGACCAGTGTCCTCTTAATTATaccaaaagagagagagagttcttCACTTTCATTAATGTGACCTTCTGGGTATCTGAGAAATCTTCATATCTTGAAATTCTTGTGTGAAACTGAACAACCCTGGTATCATGACATGGACTGCGCTCCAAAACCAGCTTTAAAGTATGTAAAGCATAAAAGTCTGTTTGAGTCAATCTGAATTTAgccgtgtctgtctgtgtttgtaaaaTGAACTAAAGTAACTGCTACAGCTTCCTTGTGAAAATATAATTATTGTGGACACACTTTGCCCTTTGCCTGCCAATCCCACCACAGAATGAGCACAATACCTGCACACATCTCTTCCTTCTGAAATACCCTATTATTGTaggtttcacacacacacacacacacacacacacacacacacacacacacacacacacacacacacacacacacacacacacacacacacacacacagctacaacaGTGAGTTAAAGGACATTTGGAGGTGATTGTGTTGTAACTCAATCTAGTCTGAGCTGTGCGACAGACTGTCCAAACTGCCTCTGGTCTGAAAGCAGCTTtgttctcctgctgcagcacgTCACCATCCTGAAAATGACCACACGCTCCTACTCTTACTGCAAAACTGAACATCAgagattttccttttttaaaaacatgagaCAATACCACAGCCACACACCCTCCTCACAGACTGGGTTTGAACAGCAGTCTTGAGCCACAAAGGTTGGTGGAAACTGTATCTACAATCAATATTTGTCCCTGATGACTTTGCCACACAGCTTTAACATAAATAAGTTAAATCCGATTCGACACGTGATTTTCATGTCATATTACCAGATTAATACTGCCTCATTAAAGTCTGATGTATAGATAAAGACAGTATTCTTACTCTAAACTTGCACCAGTATAAGACAGCATTTGAACATGTGCTACACCACCGCCTCACTATACTGAGCTTTTGACCTTGCCCTGTGACCTCCTCGCTTCATTAAATGTGTTGACGTGCTCAACGTTCCGCATATCTCTTCCACGTAAAAGCATGAGCATGAAGGAGGGCGGGAGGGTTCTATTGGAGGTGTAATTTGGGAGTAGCTGCTTCTAGTCCTGCTGGACACACAAGTCTTGAAATGATCGATGTTTGTTGGTGCCAATGACAGCAGGGCCGATTCCCGATCCTTAAGAGGTAGGTTTTTCTTTCTACTCTACAAAAAGCTTGAATGATGatgcagatacagatacagtTTGTAGGAATCGGTATCATGAAGGTTTCTGTATCACTTCACCTTCACCAAAACTAGCTCGGAGAGgtaagatgaagaaaaatgcaTCCATCTTTCAAACTGGAGCTTGCTGGTTAAGAGTTAAAGAACAGATTTCCAATGTGTACTTCTGCCATATCACATACTAAAGTGTCATCTATGCACGTTAATCGTTCTCTAAACTGAGGATCCTGAAACTGATTTGTCCTTATGTGCTTCTCCTGAATGAGTTTATCTGAAATTAGAGATGGTATTTTCTCACTCTCTGACTTCCACATTCAGCTCCAAAATCTTGCTTTTATTATTTGTCTGTTGCCACTTGGGCTGTTGTAAGCAGGTTAGGAGGAATAATTTATGTATTAATCACACTGCACACAATAGTTACAGTATATTTTCCTGATGTTTACTGTTCTTACagtatcctcctcctcctcctcagttgcAGTTTGCTGAGTGTCCAGCAGGAGTCAGTCATGTCACACATCAACACCACTGAGCTGCAGTCCCTCCTGCTCTCATTCCTACAGCACTGCctcaacagcacaaacatactGTCTGCACCAGTATCTCACAACTACACTTCCCAGCAGGCTGTGCATCACCTGGCTGGAGCCAGGGCCCATGCTCAATCTCAGGGCATGATGTACATCCTTCTGGTGGTTGGTATGTTCAGCTTCTTCACATTTGGCATCATGCTCAGCTACATTCGCTCCAAGAAGCTGGAAGGCTCTCACGATCCGTACCACCAGTACATTGCCCACGACTGGACCAAGGTGATGACTCCGTCCAGGGCTGTTGCTCAAGCTCTGCACAGGGAGGCTGCAGGTAGAGGGGCCAGCAGCAAGGAGGCCATCGTCATCTGCAACCCCGCAACACTGGAACAGCTGCCGGGCTACAATGACTAACTCAGCTCCTCAAACATTTCCTCAGACTGAAAAGTGTAAAGCTCTTTCACACAAGATTTTGAATTACCTTAACTTTTAATGTCACATAGCAACCAAAAGTTACAGTGTCAGACGAGTAATTTCATGGAAACAACTTGTGTGATAAAATTGCCTCGTGTTGTAATCTGTGCTACCAACACATGCAGTTCCTCAAACTTTACAGTCATACAACTATGACTGCTCAATACTTCCATTAACAACTGAAGACAATCCTGCATATCTGGACAACAACAGTAGTAACACAGAGCAAAATTGGTAAAGTGCAACCAGTTTCTTTGATTCGGTGTATAGAAATAAGTAATGATTGGGAAAATCAATAAACAAtctcaaatattttttgttcactCTGATTCAGTTTTAGTGTTTCAAACTGAGCAAATTCTTCATCCAAGACATCAGGCCTTGTTTGGTATTTCTAGGCTTCCTTACTGCGTTGGCTCgtcttttctcttccttccgcctctctctttcctcctccctcgctctctgctGGTCCACTCTGTGTTGGTGAGCTCCTTTCACAGCGCGGTCAATCTCTCGTGACAAACTGAAGTGAACCATCTGCATGCTCAGCATTGGTACGATGAGGTTGTAAGTGTCCACTATCTTGTTAAGTTTGACCAACTCCTCCTCTACTGATTGACACAGCTGCTCCCATTGGCTGTGTTCTTTGGGGATCATGGGGTCACCGAGTCTGGCACAGCCGTCCAATAACTTTTTTCTGATCTGAGCAGCGTTCTCTCGGATGTCACGTTGGGTGACAACCCAGGGTGGCTGGTAACCATTGTCTATGAGGATGCGGTTGAGGTTGTGGGTCATTGGATCTGCATATGGATTGTGCTCAAACTTTTTGAGGGGCTTTCCAGCTCCACTCAGGTTCCTGAAGTCTCCTCGGGCCATGGACTCCTGGATTAGGTCCTCCACAAGCCGTTCCACAGCCTGCGTGATCTTTATCTTTCGGCTGCGGTGACGCATGTCCCTTTCCACCAGCGccccctctgcagcagctgccctCTCATGCTCCCTCTGCCGGTAGTTCAAAACCTGTTCGGTTGCCCTGTCGACACGAATCTGCCGGTACTGACGCTCACGCTGGCTGGGCGTGCCTGAACCCACACCCTCATAGCTGAGGTAGTGTCTATGTGGAAGTGCTGTACCTCTGGACTCCTCATCTTGCACTTCCTTCCCTTGATCAGGTTGCTTGGTCTTGCTCTGATGTACCAGCACAGCTCGGTAGGCCTCTTCAACCCGTGAAAACAGCACTGCATCTGCAGTCGGAGCCCCAGAGTCAGGGTGGTAGAGCTTGGCAAGACGTAAGTAAGCCTCTTTCACCTGCACAGGACTGCTCTCTCCCTCGTCAGGCAGTTGCAGAAGCCTGTAGCTCTCTTGCAGACTGCGGCTGATCTGGGGACCGGAGGTGAACACTCTGAGCAACAGGGACTGTCGGGACAAGACAAGCATGAAATGGCCATGGCCGAAGGCGCTGCGGGACTCGAGGAGGTGGAAAATGCAACTCATTTCTGGCACACTACTGTGGATCTGAAAAgcaaaagttattaaaaaagAGTCAGTCATATAAATCATCCTTAAAGAAAGGCAGCACATTCTGTCAGGTAAGAGATATTTTACAGATATAACATCAGAGAAGACCACCAGTGGAAGAAATAAGCTCAAATAAAAACGTAATAGTCTTGCAAGAGGAGCAAGTAAAAAATATCTATTCTGCTTAGGGAGTTAGTGCCATCTAACATTTAGGGTTGCAGCTGGATACACTAAAAGCAACGCAGAAGGCCTCTTTCATTCCCAATGTACTTTTTCTTTGCTGGACCAGATACTTTTTCAGCATTTGGATGTTGCAGAATCTAAATTAGTTTGGTTACATTGTGGATTCATATTTTACCTTCTTACTTGTATCTAACTTGTACTGtattactgtttttttcttccgtTTTGTCTGATGATTGAGGTCATCTGTCTGCAAACTAAACTGAAGGCAATCAATCAAGACTGAAAAAAGAGGGTACCTCAATATTTTTTGCTTGACATATTTAGCACATTTGGCAGcacattttaataaacatttaaccacattttaaaatcacataTCGCACTTATCCATTGCATTTTGCTGTAATTATCTTTATTTTGCTGACAGACCCCTTTGCTGtgtgtaaatatactgtaactTCAATATAAATAACAACCAAATTTTCCTTCAAATACTGTTTTCTTGGATTCTGACCTTATTAGAACCTGTAATGTAGAAAAGCAGTAACGCTTCACTTCGCTTGTAAATTACATGGACCttgaaagaacaaaaataaattactATTTAATTTATATAGCCAAATACCAAAAATCACACATTGCCTCAGCAGGCTTTACAACCTGTCTACTATATGATGCCAGTTAACCTTAGACCCTCAAGAAGAAACTGAATTAGTTTTATCAAATCAGAGCTGAAGCTCGATAATAACCTACTGTCACAAATCACAGTACATCCTGTTTATAAAGTGCGTTTGCTTGTCACCGATTGCCAGATTGCACGTCGGTCGGAAGCAACCGAAAACACTCTCAAATAACCATTTTATTACAAACAATGAGGCCAAATTAGAAGTGACTCACTGCTGGCTAAGCTAGGTAACGCCACGATTGCAGAGGTTATCAAAATGAATCTCATTTCCagagcaagacactgaatccATTGAACGctaatgaaaactgaaaactgcagcacagTAATGAACACACGGGAACGTTACATGGCCAACAACTTTAGAGTTCAAAGAAACAGATAATCAGGTCACCTCTctcagccatgtttgttgttgttacgCGCTGGGACACCCTCTTCTTTGCGTTTTTCGTGGATTACAATACCAACTTTTGGGTGCATATCGCCACCTACCTTACCGGAATATGTAGGACAGGACCAAATTTGCATTAGTCTTGTTTAAAGGAAGAACATGATACTATATTCTATCAAACAACAACATACTATGAAGCCAGGCTGTTTGaggactgaaaataaaataaaataccgttaaagtatttttttaaatcctcacatttgaccAGAATAAATAGTTTGGATGTTTTATTATGACGTAATATGCagttaaaatccttaaaaaaaaaaaaagaaaagaaaagaaaaaaaagtgatttttcaCGCAAAGCCAAGTTTTAAATAAACGCCCAGATTTAGTCTGTGACAGTCAAATGACGGTAGAAAGGGGTGGGCAGTGGCATAGACATAATAgacgtatattatgtctatgggcGGTGAAGTGAACACGACTTCAGACCGGAGGACCAACGGAAAATAGTTTACCTTCGGCTTCAGGGTGCTGAACAAGCCACAGGTATAAGTGTGGATGGATTTTGaactttttctattttcagatATTCAGATATATTGAAACACTGACGAGAGTGActagaagagagagagagagtttttctAAGTTCACCGTGAATATTTACCGTTAAtaggcagagcagagcagtgcaTCACGGTGAAACTCATTTAAATACAGCGAGAAATAATTAAACGAAATTACTGAACATGAGTGAATAAATTTCAGCTCCAACAACCGAAGATGTAAGTCGCTTTAAAAAACAAGCCATGATATTTTccttttactttcactttcataaCTCTTCTTTATGAGCCCATGCTAATGGTATGTTACAGTTAGCTGAcagcttgctagctagctggtAGGTAACGGTTTTCAGAGTGCGTGGACACGACAGTTAACGTTAAACCAGAACGTGAGCAAGAAAATCACAATTAACGTGAGatatggaggtgtgtgtgtgtgtgtgtgtgtgtgtgtgtgtgtgtgtgtgtgtgtgtgtgagagagagagagagagagagagagagagagagagagtgatgacCATGCTACGCAAATTAACATTAATGAGAAAGGAAGTGTCGCTGCCATGTCTGTTTTAAGGCTGCTCGAGCACCTTATATAGTTTAATGTATGCTAATGCAATCGTGCCTGGGACCCATAGCTTACATGCTGTGATACATGTGAGAGAAATCAAACTTTTATTACAAAATTACATACAGTACTTTTCCTCTGCATGTATTTTTTAAGAGTGTATTTAGAAGTTGGTGCCagcctgccctccctcccttcaGGACTTCCAGACTGATGAATCAGGCTGGAGGCATCCCTGCAGACCCCTCACATCCTGGACACAACCTCCTCCAGTTTCTTCCCTCTGGTAGGCGCTACAGATCACTGAACTccaaaacaaccagacacaAAACTAGTTTCAGTTGTCACCTTGATGAACAGTTAGCAGTGATATAGTGTCACTAACTGACTCACTGCACTGACTGGCTGTTATTATCCGTTAATGGATCAATCAAATTacttgcatgtgcacacacacttggccaCTAAAGCCGATTCGGACCACTCCTTGAAGTAAATTTTTCATTAAAGTTTTCCTGGGCCGTAGAACGGAAACACATAGGCAATTAATcgaaaattaattaaaatcatcatttaagtAATTTATTGCAGAGGTGTCAAACATTCACTGGTTTAAgctttcaaatgtgaggatttgctgcacTTAGGGAATATTGATGGGCCTTTTTCACTCTTACATATTTTTAGATTAAATGATAAATAGTAATCTGCGGTCACTGTGTTGTCCTTTCTGAATTAAGAAACTGTGTCTTAGTTAAGGCTGAATTAGTTCATAATTGCAGCTTATTCTACCACACACTGTTTTGTACCTTTGTGGTGGATCAAAGGTGTGTATCAGGAGCTCATTGTGTGAAATGTacttctcctgcagcttctttttGCTACAGAACAGGTGGAGAAGTGTCAGagaaagctttttctgattgaCATTTTGCTTTGTGGAAATCTGttaattgatttttgatttttaatgattaattttttttcttgctttcttggTGCTCTGATTgttaaaaaagacaacattttctTAACTGAGACAGCGAGTTGCAAGTATAAGAACAATTCATTGTTATGACGTTTTTCTTTCCACACATTTTTCTCAGCAGGTTGATCCTCAGTAGCAGCAAGTGAACACAATGGCAGAAGGTCGGTGCACAGGTAGGACATACACAGTCATCTGACTAAATGCCTGTTAATCAGGTTCAGGTTGTCTAGAACGAGCCAAACATAAATACAGAATCTGACTGTAAAGTTTATCTCCAAGTTCAGTGAAGTTTATATCTGTTAACACTAACTAGCTGCTTAACGTGCAGTTAAAAATGCCTCCATGCAAATTGCTCTTacaaaatctaaatctaaaagcATGAATTGTCTGTTTATAATATTTGATGAGTGTGAATCATCTACATTTG
Encoded here:
- the dnajc28 gene encoding dnaJ homolog subfamily C member 28; this translates as MSCIFHLLESRSAFGHGHFMLVLSRQSLLLRVFTSGPQISRSLQESYRLLQLPDEGESSPVQVKEAYLRLAKLYHPDSGAPTADAVLFSRVEEAYRAVLVHQSKTKQPDQGKEVQDEESRGTALPHRHYLSYEGVGSGTPSQRERQYRQIRVDRATEQVLNYRQREHERAAAAEGALVERDMRHRSRKIKITQAVERLVEDLIQESMARGDFRNLSGAGKPLKKFEHNPYADPMTHNLNRILIDNGYQPPWVVTQRDIRENAAQIRKKLLDGCARLGDPMIPKEHSQWEQLCQSVEEELVKLNKIVDTYNLIVPMLSMQMVHFSLSREIDRAVKGAHQHRVDQQRAREEERERRKEEKRRANAVRKPRNTKQGLMSWMKNLLSLKH